A portion of the Mycoplasmopsis mustelae genome contains these proteins:
- a CDS encoding ZIP family metal transporter → MKWITNLYNAIENGINAPWASKLILSFLFLFALLLIPTLLSLLLPFFRKSIHKNKVYLYAFSTGFFIVLSTYGFLKESLEVSSGIVENLEETHNSAFLLNVGLVGGGILSGLIFAFVLKFVISHRLNKKLMVSNKLSVFSHQHSHNNHHHNHQHDSFLNNQEDKIELAEDTLKQKVEGKLKLIALLLLLTHRIPEGLLIGYSLNQLIPGQNGNPGDSALTTAYFASLILHLIPEEMIFYVRLRDAGFSPWKALFISFLGLSLFLPFILIGIYGGDFVNEYLKSIIYSAIGGIFLFTSLVEFFPEFYHEFFNKKKWLITIIFLFLGVVFSVIILSFHSH, encoded by the coding sequence ATGAAATGAATTACAAACTTATATAACGCGATAGAAAACGGAATCAATGCTCCTTGAGCGTCAAAATTAATTTTAAGTTTCTTATTTTTATTTGCTTTATTACTCATCCCTACATTGCTTTCTTTACTTTTACCTTTTTTTAGAAAAAGTATTCATAAAAATAAAGTTTATTTATATGCTTTTTCTACTGGTTTTTTTATAGTGCTGTCTACATATGGATTTTTAAAAGAATCATTAGAAGTTTCTTCAGGAATTGTAGAAAATTTAGAAGAAACACATAATTCTGCATTTTTATTAAACGTCGGTTTAGTCGGTGGTGGAATATTAAGTGGTTTAATCTTTGCGTTTGTGCTTAAATTTGTTATTTCACATCGTTTAAACAAAAAATTAATGGTTTCTAACAAACTTAGTGTTTTTAGTCACCAACACTCACACAACAACCACCATCACAACCATCAACATGACAGTTTTTTAAATAATCAAGAAGATAAAATTGAATTAGCCGAAGACACATTAAAACAAAAAGTGGAAGGTAAACTAAAACTTATCGCACTACTTTTATTACTAACTCATAGAATTCCAGAAGGATTATTAATTGGTTATAGTTTAAATCAACTAATACCAGGTCAAAATGGAAATCCTGGTGATTCTGCACTTACAACAGCATATTTTGCATCACTTATTCTACACCTAATTCCTGAAGAAATGATTTTTTATGTTCGTTTAAGAGATGCTGGATTTTCACCATGAAAAGCTTTATTTATCTCATTTTTAGGTTTATCATTATTTTTACCATTCATTTTAATTGGTATTTATGGTGGTGATTTCGTAAATGAATATCTTAAAAGCATTATCTATTCAGCAATTGGTGGAATTTTTCTATTTACCTCACTTGTAGAATTTTTCCCAGAATTCTATCACGAGTTCTTTAATAAAAAGAAATGACTGATTACAATTATTTTCTTATTTCTTGGTGTCGTCTTTTCAGTAATTATTTTATCTTTTCACTCACACTAA
- a CDS encoding YebC/PmpR family DNA-binding transcriptional regulator has protein sequence MAGHSHSANIAHRKGAQDAARGKIFQKLSKEIFVAAQSGPDPDKNPTLKLAISKAKAKNMPKDNIERAITKATGTKGSESFTELIFNATISGGATFIVVTLSDNINRVKSNIQAYFNKQNATLGKTGQIPFSFDKKGIIEISKSLINEDDFMVFALENGVEDVKTTEDSLIALCAPENFSEFKNAIETQLKIEDFIQCEVTYIPNIYVAYETEKEAKLLDFVEKLKEDDDVQDVFHNIEITQKQWNELQTYITR, from the coding sequence ATGGCTGGACACTCACACTCAGCAAATATCGCTCATAGAAAAGGCGCACAAGATGCGGCCAGAGGAAAAATTTTCCAAAAATTATCAAAAGAAATTTTTGTTGCAGCACAATCAGGACCAGATCCCGATAAAAATCCAACGTTAAAACTTGCTATTTCCAAAGCAAAAGCAAAGAATATGCCTAAAGATAACATTGAAAGAGCAATTACAAAAGCAACTGGAACCAAAGGTTCAGAATCATTCACTGAATTAATCTTTAATGCTACTATAAGTGGTGGTGCTACTTTTATTGTTGTCACTTTAAGTGACAATATCAATCGTGTTAAATCAAACATTCAAGCATATTTTAACAAGCAAAATGCCACTTTAGGCAAAACTGGACAAATTCCTTTTTCTTTTGATAAAAAAGGAATTATTGAAATTTCAAAATCATTAATTAATGAAGATGATTTTATGGTTTTTGCGTTAGAAAACGGTGTGGAAGACGTAAAAACTACAGAAGATAGTTTAATTGCGTTGTGTGCACCTGAAAATTTCAGTGAATTCAAAAACGCAATTGAAACTCAATTAAAAATAGAAGACTTCATCCAATGTGAAGTTACTTATATTCCAAATATATATGTAGCCTATGAAACAGAAAAGGAAGCAAAATTATTAGATTTTGTCGAAAAACTCAAAGAGGATGATGATGTTCAAGATGTCTTTCATAATATAGAAATTACACAAAAACAATGAAATGAATTACAAACTTATATAACGCGATAG
- the nadE gene encoding NAD(+) synthase: protein MSLITKYNGFSYSFDEQKAKKYIKTIQRFLANKLKQSNSNGFVVGISGGIDSALTYALAHSVAPKHTFGFVMPIQKMTQEDLKHIQQLESDFHTKFETINLTETFNTISKQLKLSNSLAIANIKPRLRMTTLYAKAQENNSLVLGTDNADEIYIGYFTKYGDGGADLLPICQLTKAEVGFLAKLLKVPDSIINKKPSAGLWDGQTDENELGFSYQELDFYLNHLNQPSEIKKYLSQGTIKKIQYKHKISQHKRDKIYKPNKVR, encoded by the coding sequence ATGAGTTTAATAACCAAATATAATGGTTTTTCATATAGTTTTGACGAACAAAAAGCAAAAAAATACATCAAAACCATACAAAGATTTTTAGCAAATAAGTTAAAACAATCTAATTCTAATGGTTTTGTAGTAGGAATTAGCGGCGGAATTGATTCAGCATTAACTTACGCACTAGCACATTCAGTTGCCCCAAAACATACTTTTGGTTTTGTGATGCCAATTCAAAAAATGACTCAAGAAGATTTGAAACACATCCAACAATTAGAATCTGATTTTCATACAAAATTCGAAACTATAAATCTAACCGAAACTTTCAATACCATTAGCAAGCAATTAAAGCTATCGAATTCCTTGGCTATTGCTAATATTAAGCCTCGTTTAAGAATGACAACTTTATATGCAAAAGCGCAAGAAAATAACTCTTTAGTTTTAGGAACCGATAATGCTGACGAAATTTATATTGGTTATTTTACTAAATATGGTGATGGTGGCGCAGATTTACTACCAATTTGCCAACTTACTAAAGCCGAAGTAGGTTTTTTAGCTAAACTTTTAAAGGTACCAGACAGCATAATAAATAAAAAACCATCTGCTGGATTATGAGATGGTCAAACCGATGAAAACGAGCTGGGATTTAGTTACCAAGAATTAGATTTTTATTTAAACCATCTTAATCAACCAAGTGAAATTAAGAAATACTTATCACAGGGAACTATTAAAAAAATTCAATACAAACACAAAATTTCACAACATAAACGCGATAAAATTTACAAACCAAACAAAGTTAGATAG
- the rplA gene encoding 50S ribosomal protein L1, whose protein sequence is MARRLPKKLKAARESFDRTVAYELEEAIELAKKTAYAKFDASIDLSFNLNLDVRKADQQLRGAVLLPNGTGKTVKVLVATNNVEKQKLAKEAGADIVLDGPALEQKIKESNFDFDVMVADPTMMPLLGKYGKVLGPKGLMPNPKTGTVTPTPEKAVEELKKGKANYRTDKAGIVHSLIGKASMSTKDLAENARTLISLIKKLKPAAVKGTYMLNLTVSASMGPSVKIKIEK, encoded by the coding sequence ATGGCGAGAAGATTACCTAAAAAATTAAAAGCTGCTCGAGAATCTTTTGATAGAACTGTTGCTTACGAACTAGAAGAAGCAATTGAATTAGCAAAAAAAACAGCATACGCAAAATTTGATGCTTCAATTGATTTATCTTTCAACTTAAATTTAGATGTTCGTAAAGCAGACCAACAACTACGTGGAGCTGTTTTATTACCAAACGGAACAGGAAAAACTGTTAAAGTTTTAGTGGCTACAAATAACGTAGAAAAACAAAAACTTGCGAAAGAAGCAGGGGCAGACATAGTATTAGATGGTCCGGCATTAGAACAAAAAATCAAAGAATCAAATTTTGATTTTGATGTTATGGTTGCTGATCCTACAATGATGCCTTTACTAGGAAAATATGGAAAAGTTTTAGGACCTAAAGGCTTAATGCCTAACCCTAAAACCGGAACAGTAACTCCAACACCCGAAAAAGCTGTTGAAGAACTAAAAAAAGGAAAAGCAAATTATCGTACAGACAAAGCCGGAATCGTGCACTCTTTAATCGGTAAAGCAAGTATGAGCACAAAAGATTTAGCAGAGAACGCTAGAACTTTAATTTCTTTAATTAAAAAACTTAAACCAGCGGCGGTTAAAGGAACATATATGCTAAACCTAACCGTTTCAGCATCGATGGGACCAAGTGTAAAAATTAAAATAGAAAAATAA
- the rplK gene encoding 50S ribosomal protein L11 produces the protein MAKKEIQRVAKLQFIAGKAKPGPALAGVGVNMPEFTRAFNDATRDRGDEPVPVKITVYKDKSFEFKLFTAPASYKIMQAAKLKSGSKNSKTTIVGTITKEQLKEIAEYKLPDLNTNDIFAAMSIVAGTAKQMGVLIEGWDDIFKAKAEAKAAAKAASLAAAKEAALQADQEKLNETKGQTIEVRTISDEKEGAE, from the coding sequence ATGGCAAAAAAAGAAATTCAACGTGTTGCTAAATTGCAATTTATTGCCGGAAAAGCTAAACCAGGTCCTGCATTGGCCGGGGTTGGTGTTAACATGCCAGAATTCACTAGAGCATTTAACGATGCCACTAGAGATAGAGGTGATGAACCAGTTCCTGTAAAAATTACAGTTTACAAAGACAAAAGCTTTGAATTTAAGCTATTCACAGCACCTGCTTCATATAAAATTATGCAAGCAGCAAAATTAAAATCAGGTTCTAAAAACTCTAAAACTACTATTGTTGGAACAATTACTAAAGAACAATTAAAAGAAATCGCAGAATATAAATTACCCGACCTAAACACAAATGATATTTTTGCAGCTATGTCCATAGTTGCAGGAACCGCAAAACAAATGGGTGTTTTAATCGAGGGTTGAGATGATATATTTAAAGCTAAAGCGGAAGCTAAAGCTGCTGCAAAGGCTGCGTCATTAGCTGCCGCAAAAGAAGCAGCATTACAAGCCGACCAAGAAAAATTAAATGAAACTAAAGGTCAAACAATTGAAGTACGTACAATTAGTGATGAAAAAGAAGGAGCAGAATAA
- a CDS encoding type 2 periplasmic-binding domain-containing protein — MEKIKEFFSIKNIKKITISIVLLLIGIFVISISSYKATHQFKPAFYNYKSYIEKETVEPALSENFEYKEFNEINEFTIALSNHKAVAGIGSDFQAIALIHKGLIKKINFNQLLMPQEPIKTETDLKIALQKIYTPVVFAHLSAYDDELKDLGKENDGTYRHLWEYFVPYYVQDAVFAYNPLKQKDQKEITNEILEKNLRKTIQEYSKKDGWNTIDKYLKPNSLFNIIRTANSLGYNQLVITDAVRANMLYGSSFNFPNKNNTLTTHTGDVCEENYQQQINNFVNLINSSTDTKITSSKKVSFNPDGQGIIASLLDMNRNDVNSAIMYNGDALDAYYSDDNNFKAFYTKEDEVTGKQIKVEKTIEDGTIQSIKFNENILLVDGLVVAQKISEPTEKQLYNMLSKTLYNNLNDGQTYGVETAMINLYDTYLSYAFRDELLQELASKNKNKTIDKNADYFNNLKNELIKIYKTTIENKPNNTDLKKFNIFVKNKIISNELLKNAFMNILDINEVKTENVINKIAFSLSHIDFSNENFKEYLSKKYLNLINFDFIGYTPTTNVDYKIILRNYFINDDNTYDQKVIKIYEIDLNDKTINHEKIGGVNDKLNSELNTYFYFKTKR, encoded by the coding sequence ATGGAAAAGATCAAAGAATTTTTTAGTATTAAAAACATTAAAAAAATTACTATTTCTATAGTACTTTTACTTATTGGAATTTTTGTTATTTCGATTAGTTCTTACAAAGCAACACATCAATTTAAACCTGCATTTTATAATTACAAATCATATATTGAAAAAGAAACTGTAGAACCTGCTTTATCGGAAAATTTTGAATATAAAGAGTTTAACGAAATCAATGAATTTACTATTGCATTAAGCAACCATAAAGCAGTCGCAGGTATCGGTAGTGACTTTCAAGCAATAGCATTAATTCATAAAGGTTTAATTAAAAAAATTAATTTTAATCAACTTCTTATGCCACAAGAACCTATTAAAACGGAAACAGACTTAAAAATAGCATTACAAAAAATTTATACTCCTGTTGTTTTTGCTCATTTAAGTGCATACGACGACGAACTAAAAGATTTAGGAAAAGAAAACGATGGAACATATAGACATCTATGAGAATACTTTGTACCTTATTACGTCCAAGATGCCGTTTTCGCTTATAATCCTTTAAAACAAAAAGATCAAAAAGAAATTACAAACGAGATCTTGGAAAAAAATCTAAGAAAAACTATTCAAGAATATTCAAAAAAAGATGGATGAAACACAATAGATAAATACCTAAAACCTAATTCACTTTTCAATATAATCAGGACCGCCAATTCATTAGGATATAATCAACTAGTTATAACAGATGCTGTTCGTGCTAATATGTTATATGGTTCTTCATTCAATTTTCCTAATAAAAATAATACCTTAACAACACACACGGGTGATGTCTGCGAAGAAAACTATCAACAACAAATAAATAATTTTGTAAATTTAATCAATTCGTCAACAGATACTAAAATTACTTCTAGTAAAAAAGTTTCATTTAACCCAGATGGGCAGGGAATTATTGCATCATTATTAGATATGAATCGAAATGATGTAAATTCAGCAATAATGTATAACGGTGATGCATTAGATGCATATTATTCAGATGATAATAATTTTAAGGCTTTTTATACTAAAGAAGATGAAGTAACTGGAAAACAAATAAAAGTAGAAAAAACTATAGAAGACGGAACCATTCAATCTATTAAGTTCAACGAAAATATTCTTTTAGTTGACGGGTTGGTAGTGGCTCAAAAAATATCTGAACCAACAGAAAAACAACTTTATAACATGCTATCTAAAACTCTATATAACAATTTAAATGACGGACAAACATATGGTGTTGAAACTGCAATGATTAATTTATATGATACATATTTAAGCTACGCATTTAGAGATGAATTACTTCAAGAATTAGCTAGCAAAAATAAAAACAAAACTATCGACAAAAATGCAGATTATTTTAATAATTTAAAAAACGAATTAATTAAGATTTATAAAACTACCATCGAAAATAAACCAAATAATACAGATCTAAAAAAATTCAACATCTTTGTGAAAAATAAAATTATTTCTAACGAACTTTTAAAAAATGCATTTATGAATATTTTAGATATTAACGAAGTAAAAACAGAAAATGTAATAAATAAAATTGCTTTTTCACTCTCACATATTGATTTTTCAAACGAAAATTTTAAGGAATATTTATCCAAGAAATACTTAAATTTAATTAACTTTGATTTTATTGGATATACCCCTACAACTAATGTAGATTACAAAATAATTCTCCGAAATTATTTTATAAACGATGATAATACATACGATCAAAAAGTAATTAAAATCTATGAAATAGACCTTAATGATAAAACAATTAATCACGAAAAAATAGGTGGAGTAAATGATAAATTAAACTCCGAACTTAATACATACTTTTATTTTAAAACAAAGCGTTAA
- the rpsT gene encoding 30S ribosomal protein S20: MANIKSKIKSITKMEQARQKNAAIKSRVKKAIRKAREAILAKDEKAASLVAEAHKVIAKAVSKGVFHANKGARKHSRLDVFVNKSKSEEK, translated from the coding sequence ATGGCAAATATTAAATCTAAAATCAAAAGCATCACAAAAATGGAGCAAGCTCGTCAAAAAAATGCAGCAATAAAATCTCGTGTAAAAAAAGCGATTCGTAAAGCAAGAGAAGCAATATTAGCAAAAGACGAAAAAGCTGCTTCATTAGTGGCAGAAGCACATAAAGTTATTGCTAAGGCAGTATCAAAAGGTGTTTTTCATGCTAATAAAGGTGCAAGAAAACATTCACGTTTAGATGTTTTTGTTAATAAATCTAAAAGTGAAGAAAAATAA
- a CDS encoding MYPU_1760 family metalloprotease has protein sequence MKFQKKKWSKFVKFSMLVASTTVLSATACNLLSPENDKDKKESPIIINKNPGKTQPSVLPPASEKYGSRPNEGENSNGSQNKEPTKPIPKNPNTSPTKPKQQMTPDKPKEPSKPINTNKQVENKFMFGNILKIQPNEVYFAKNLSQLEKDQALAAYNKTSVMDINEIPEKNDRGQWYLEYRDPFTNILFRDYSYHTNEDGSHRYMLGRHGLIDLAQEFKRKVPFGPEVFDLEAINVNNFNVIDEKANGLYIPNIKNIYINGSAFAEKNFNSYQIIGGIMPTLFHEYMHHWSNSYPEAVENGIQVSKSIAEPTSENQKRVTKIYYNPGLQLSDSSTNQTSGLVQSWDSYFANNFYKLLNYDVNQYGYLSEDDIAIFDPSRGLNFNIPPLEDEINNFLFKRLTPKKIWEIANNKPRPQELSRFEENTPLYYSPDRAFSLSLGNLRYVYSLTELLPREYTKYAYESYFQIDDENPTAKAAPGQATITWFGTTYYRNDPNTGKVYSVFSPSANAEDWSKVYLNNFDSKSRSGMFLRGDRPFDEENFPGLIVNSTIMPNSVFDISSYRYENDKYLGINFWGQPSYELRVHTLPPEKTQNRSQEFYDLFLNAMGYGKTINQIFYQSSWKWGQNKGSVDVDESKANKVKFTGFLPDKKYDGIVVTKPNGGGFEKTYFNYYDTFSFFGHKELDGGATLIKDEKITDRRQKQLENRIYPGTSSNGELNKDYVSYITKDYVNLYDNSQVFLWEDKNKDNQVQPDELNSSDISLPENRSVTNSRGWNIDEKVFRKYALKSENGKVLVKRVN, from the coding sequence ATGAAATTTCAAAAAAAGAAATGATCAAAGTTTGTTAAATTTTCAATGCTTGTTGCATCAACAACAGTTCTTTCTGCTACGGCTTGTAATTTATTAAGTCCAGAAAACGATAAAGATAAAAAAGAATCACCAATAATAATTAATAAAAACCCCGGCAAAACTCAACCATCGGTTTTACCCCCTGCTTCTGAAAAATATGGATCAAGACCTAATGAGGGCGAAAACTCTAATGGCAGTCAAAATAAAGAACCAACAAAACCCATTCCGAAAAATCCGAATACCTCACCAACTAAACCAAAACAACAAATGACGCCGGATAAACCAAAGGAACCATCAAAACCAATTAATACAAACAAGCAAGTAGAAAATAAGTTCATGTTTGGCAACATTTTAAAAATTCAACCAAACGAAGTATATTTTGCTAAAAATTTAAGTCAATTAGAAAAAGATCAGGCATTAGCTGCGTATAATAAAACTTCGGTTATGGACATCAATGAAATTCCTGAAAAGAATGATAGGGGGCAATGATATTTAGAATATCGCGATCCTTTTACCAATATTTTATTTAGGGATTATAGTTATCATACAAATGAAGATGGAAGTCATAGATATATGTTAGGGCGCCACGGGTTAATCGATTTGGCACAAGAGTTTAAGAGAAAAGTTCCTTTTGGACCAGAAGTTTTTGATTTAGAGGCAATTAATGTAAATAATTTTAATGTTATTGATGAAAAAGCTAATGGTTTATATATACCTAACATTAAAAACATTTATATAAACGGTTCGGCATTTGCTGAAAAAAACTTTAATTCATATCAAATTATAGGTGGGATAATGCCAACCTTATTTCATGAATATATGCATCATTGATCAAATTCATATCCAGAGGCAGTAGAAAATGGAATACAAGTATCAAAAAGTATAGCTGAACCAACATCGGAAAATCAAAAACGAGTAACTAAAATTTATTATAATCCAGGATTACAATTAAGTGATTCTAGCACTAATCAAACAAGCGGATTAGTACAATCTTGGGATTCTTATTTTGCAAACAATTTTTATAAGTTACTAAATTATGATGTCAATCAGTATGGTTATTTATCAGAAGATGATATTGCAATATTTGATCCATCGAGAGGTTTAAATTTTAATATACCACCATTAGAAGATGAAATTAATAACTTTTTATTTAAAAGACTAACTCCAAAGAAAATTTGAGAAATTGCAAATAACAAACCAAGACCACAAGAGTTAAGTCGCTTTGAAGAAAATACCCCACTTTATTACTCACCAGATCGCGCTTTTTCGCTTAGTTTAGGAAATTTGAGATATGTATATTCATTAACTGAATTATTACCTCGTGAATATACTAAATATGCTTATGAATCATATTTTCAAATTGATGATGAAAATCCTACTGCAAAAGCGGCACCAGGACAGGCAACGATAACATGGTTTGGAACTACATACTATCGTAATGATCCGAATACCGGAAAAGTTTATTCAGTATTTTCACCTTCTGCAAATGCTGAAGACTGATCTAAGGTATATTTAAATAATTTTGATAGTAAAAGTCGTAGCGGAATGTTTTTGCGTGGTGATAGGCCTTTTGATGAAGAAAATTTTCCTGGCTTAATTGTAAATTCTACAATAATGCCTAATTCAGTGTTTGATATAAGTTCATATCGTTATGAAAACGATAAATATTTAGGGATAAATTTTTGAGGACAACCTTCTTATGAATTAAGGGTGCACACATTACCTCCAGAAAAAACCCAAAACCGTTCGCAAGAATTTTACGATTTATTTTTAAATGCGATGGGGTATGGAAAAACTATTAATCAAATTTTCTATCAAAGTTCATGAAAATGAGGACAAAATAAAGGCTCAGTAGATGTTGATGAAAGCAAAGCTAATAAGGTAAAATTTACTGGGTTTTTACCTGATAAAAAATATGATGGAATAGTTGTGACAAAACCAAATGGTGGAGGGTTCGAAAAAACCTACTTTAATTATTATGATACTTTCTCGTTCTTTGGTCATAAAGAACTGGACGGGGGTGCAACTTTAATAAAAGATGAAAAGATTACTGATCGTCGCCAAAAACAACTTGAAAATCGTATTTATCCAGGAACAAGTAGCAATGGCGAACTAAATAAAGATTATGTGTCTTATATCACTAAAGATTATGTAAATCTTTATGATAATAGCCAAGTATTTTTATGAGAAGATAAAAACAAGGATAATCAAGTACAACCGGATGAATTAAATAGTAGCGACATTAGTCTTCCTGAGAATCGAAGCGTTACTAACAGCCGTGGTTGAAATATCGATGAAAAGGTATTTAGAAAATATGCTCTGAAATCTGAAAACGGAAAAGTTTTAGTTAAACGAGTGAACTAA
- a CDS encoding DUF402 domain-containing protein, producing the protein MQWDFKKLQIGAMVNVQAYKHDGFLYRQWTNAKVIFHNKKHVVLALRGTRVLESRNSAKGWKYKDDAIWFLPKRSLYNTIVLLKKGVGSLYYTNIASYPIFEDNTIKFIDYDLDLKSYPNKDLQIVDKEEFKTNSNKFNYSHRLKEKIFNEITEVVNLYNNEAYFFNEEIILYYLNIMLKDKLIDEKNYNSYYQMYHKNYSEETEMMMQLRNFKTKKY; encoded by the coding sequence ATGCAATGAGATTTTAAAAAGCTACAAATTGGAGCAATGGTTAATGTTCAAGCATATAAGCATGATGGATTTTTATATCGTCAATGAACTAATGCAAAAGTAATTTTTCATAATAAAAAACATGTTGTATTAGCGCTACGTGGAACACGAGTTTTAGAATCACGAAATAGTGCTAAAGGTTGAAAATATAAAGATGATGCAATTTGGTTTTTGCCTAAAAGATCCCTTTATAATACTATTGTATTGCTAAAAAAAGGTGTTGGAAGTTTGTATTACACTAATATTGCTTCATATCCGATTTTTGAAGACAATACTATAAAGTTTATTGATTATGATTTAGATTTAAAAAGTTATCCAAATAAAGACCTACAGATAGTAGATAAAGAAGAATTTAAAACTAATTCAAATAAATTTAATTATTCACATCGTCTTAAGGAAAAAATCTTCAATGAAATTACTGAAGTAGTTAATTTATATAACAATGAAGCGTATTTTTTTAATGAAGAAATTATCTTATATTATTTAAATATAATGCTCAAAGATAAATTAATAGATGAAAAAAATTATAATAGTTATTATCAAATGTATCATAAAAATTATAGTGAAGAGACCGAAATGATGATGCAGTTGCGTAATTTTAAGACTAAGAAATATTAA
- a CDS encoding L-threonylcarbamoyladenylate synthase, with protein sequence MDKVYDSMFITTTDTVLGIGGPVNDDVLDAIYHLKKRPNDKKVVILVGSISQARQFSQWNQDAEKLAEQLWPGAATIIINNQGFRMPNQTGLLRFLNKNGPMYVSSANISGQLPISLKQASCVFPEIKHIYNFGSGSNQPSTIYNLDTKKVIKRY encoded by the coding sequence ATGGATAAAGTTTATGATTCAATGTTTATAACTACCACAGATACTGTTTTAGGTATAGGGGGTCCTGTTAATGATGACGTTTTAGATGCAATTTATCATTTAAAAAAACGACCAAATGATAAAAAAGTAGTTATTTTGGTGGGTTCTATTTCACAAGCAAGACAATTTTCACAATGAAATCAAGATGCTGAAAAATTAGCAGAACAATTGTGGCCCGGCGCCGCTACAATTATTATAAATAATCAAGGTTTTAGAATGCCAAATCAAACAGGATTACTTAGATTTTTAAATAAAAATGGCCCAATGTATGTTAGTAGTGCAAACATTTCCGGTCAGTTACCAATCTCTTTAAAACAAGCTTCGTGCGTTTTTCCTGAAATCAAACATATTTATAATTTCGGCAGCGGAAGTAATCAACCTAGCACTATTTACAATCTAGATACCAAAAAAGTAATCAAGCGTTATTAA
- the mutM gene encoding bifunctional DNA-formamidopyrimidine glycosylase/DNA-(apurinic or apyrimidinic site) lyase — MPEYPEVTVVQRSLNKYVQNQIILKVEIKISKLIKNIDSDGFINFLVNKTIINIENFGKFLVFNLNDKSRLISHLRMSGKYYIRQQNDPLLYAYKHDCVYFWLNDIVLVYNDSRMFGSFEVIPASDQRSLFQIKHLGQLPGDTDVEALYAKLRNKTINIKKVLLDQSLVLGIGNIYADECLHLSKVYPMSRAKDITKEKLREILSNAQKVMDASIVKGGSSVHTYSAVNGISGKYQNDLLVYGQDKKMCKQCNQSQIIKVKLDFKENGRGTSFCPHCQKDVDEK, encoded by the coding sequence ATGCCAGAATATCCAGAAGTCACAGTTGTACAAAGATCCTTAAACAAGTATGTACAAAATCAAATCATTTTAAAGGTCGAAATTAAAATAAGCAAATTAATCAAAAATATTGATTCTGATGGTTTTATTAATTTTTTAGTTAATAAAACCATCATAAATATAGAAAACTTCGGTAAGTTTTTAGTTTTTAATCTTAATGATAAGAGTCGTTTGATCTCACATTTACGAATGTCGGGAAAATATTATATTAGACAACAAAATGATCCCTTATTATATGCATATAAGCATGATTGTGTATATTTTTGGTTAAATGATATCGTGTTGGTTTATAATGATTCACGAATGTTTGGATCGTTTGAAGTAATTCCCGCAAGCGATCAAAGAAGTTTATTTCAAATCAAACACTTAGGTCAGTTACCTGGTGATACAGATGTCGAAGCATTATATGCTAAATTACGCAATAAAACAATAAATATTAAGAAAGTATTGTTAGACCAATCATTAGTATTAGGAATCGGTAATATTTATGCTGATGAATGTTTACATTTAAGTAAAGTGTATCCAATGTCGCGAGCCAAAGATATTACAAAAGAAAAATTACGTGAAATTTTAAGTAATGCACAAAAAGTGATGGATGCTTCTATAGTAAAAGGTGGTAGTAGTGTGCATACCTATAGTGCAGTAAATGGAATTAGTGGTAAATATCAAAATGATTTGTTAGTTTATGGACAAGACAAAAAAATGTGTAAGCAGTGTAACCAATCTCAAATAATTAAAGTTAAATTAGATTTTAAAGAAAATGGGCGTGGAACAAGTTTTTGTCCTCACTGTCAAAAGGATGTAGATGAAAAATAA